A portion of the Polaribacter cellanae genome contains these proteins:
- a CDS encoding nucleoid-associated protein — protein sequence MIKKTRAEITKCILHKVANKFNSGQNVFSEDLIRFDQESYDLMKNFLLKPFGSLTQSYRFTHHADVRLNELNNYASEVFKEEATFVEYSKNIVNHLFEQSNSAQIKTGDVIVVFIEGIEYKDVLTEAVGIFKIENKVDFFQTYLDDNESFDVVVQKGISTKRIDKGCLILNTSDVEGTVVFSVDNNNYDAQYWIKNFLSVKLADDYNSHTQSYLEMCKEFSEEVIKPELGMQQQGNFLANTVDYFKEHEAVDYHDFKDEVFEDEKHKEQFDEYKKHFENLNDVLIRNNFDVSGVVLKKEKSKLKTEIKLDTNINIKLDVDAPEAASEYLERGYDEEKKMKYYKVYFNEEK from the coding sequence ATGATTAAAAAGACACGCGCAGAAATTACCAAATGTATTCTTCATAAAGTAGCAAATAAGTTTAATAGTGGACAGAATGTTTTTTCGGAAGATTTAATACGTTTCGACCAAGAAAGTTACGATTTAATGAAGAATTTTTTACTAAAACCATTTGGCAGTTTAACACAAAGCTATCGTTTTACGCATCATGCAGACGTTCGTTTAAACGAGCTGAACAATTACGCATCAGAAGTATTTAAAGAGGAAGCAACTTTTGTAGAATACTCTAAAAATATTGTGAATCATTTATTCGAGCAATCAAATTCGGCACAAATAAAAACTGGAGATGTAATTGTTGTTTTTATAGAAGGAATTGAATATAAAGATGTGTTAACAGAAGCTGTTGGTATTTTTAAAATTGAGAATAAAGTAGATTTCTTTCAGACGTATTTAGATGATAATGAGAGTTTCGATGTGGTGGTTCAAAAAGGAATTTCAACAAAAAGAATCGATAAAGGATGTTTAATTTTAAACACATCAGATGTAGAAGGAACTGTAGTTTTTTCTGTAGATAATAACAATTACGATGCCCAATATTGGATTAAGAATTTTCTAAGTGTAAAATTGGCAGATGATTATAATTCACATACACAGAGTTATTTAGAAATGTGTAAAGAATTTTCGGAAGAAGTAATTAAGCCAGAGTTGGGCATGCAGCAACAAGGAAATTTCTTGGCAAACACAGTAGATTATTTTAAAGAGCATGAAGCTGTAGATTATCACGATTTTAAAGACGAAGTTTTCGAAGACGAAAAGCACAAAGAACAATTCGACGAATATAAAAAGCATTTCGAAAACTTAAACGATGTGTTAATTCGCAACAATTTCGATGTTTCTGGAGTGGTTTTAAAGAAAGAAAAAAGCAAACTTAAAACAGAAATAAAACTCGATACAAACATCAATATTAAATTAGATGTAGATGCACCAGAAGCCGCTTCAGAATATTTAGAAAGAGGTTATGACGAGGAAAAGAAAATGAAGTATTATAAAGTGTATTTTAACGAAGAGAAGTAG
- the nhaC gene encoding Na+/H+ antiporter NhaC — MPDEKNLSEINIENQKIIDNKELNLFESLIPVIILMCLLAYNIFFVEGQEWFGGYTNQYILLMGGLVAVAVGFFNKVSFSSMIAEVWENWKSVFIPIIILFLVGALAGTWLVSGIIPAMVYYGLQVLSPEIFLPASVIIAAIISIATGSSWTTSATVGIALVGIGSALGIDPGMIAGAVISGAYFGDKMSPLSDTTNLAPAMAGTDLFTHIQYMAITTVPTIIVTLTVFAIISGNIDTTGSADITNLLASIDNTFYISPWLFLVPGIVIAMILLKTKPLLALGIGVVFAAVFAFIFQGDVLANLSDSKFSSIINSVLTDTNIETDNEKLSELFSSGGMSGMIWTILLIICAMVFGGIMDAIGALAKITKSLLSVASSVFGLFASTVVSCLGLNAIASDQYLAIVIPGKMFKKAYEDKGLAPENLSRTLEDSGTVTSVLIPWNTCGAYQSSVLGVSVADYFVYAIFNYLSPFMTLLFAALNIKIRQLVKK; from the coding sequence ATGCCAGACGAAAAAAATCTCTCAGAAATAAATATTGAAAATCAGAAAATTATAGACAATAAGGAGTTAAATTTGTTTGAATCCTTAATTCCTGTTATAATATTAATGTGTTTATTGGCATATAATATCTTTTTTGTAGAAGGGCAAGAGTGGTTTGGAGGATATACAAATCAGTATATTTTATTAATGGGAGGTTTGGTTGCAGTAGCAGTTGGCTTTTTTAATAAAGTTTCTTTTTCGAGCATGATTGCAGAAGTTTGGGAAAACTGGAAAAGTGTTTTTATACCCATTATAATTTTATTTTTAGTTGGAGCATTAGCAGGAACTTGGTTAGTTAGCGGAATTATTCCAGCAATGGTTTATTATGGATTGCAAGTTTTAAGTCCCGAAATATTTTTACCAGCATCTGTAATAATTGCAGCAATAATTTCTATTGCAACAGGAAGTTCTTGGACAACTTCTGCTACAGTTGGCATTGCTTTGGTAGGCATTGGAAGTGCTCTAGGAATCGATCCTGGAATGATTGCAGGAGCCGTAATTTCTGGAGCCTATTTTGGCGACAAAATGTCTCCACTTTCCGATACAACAAATTTAGCACCAGCAATGGCTGGTACAGATTTATTTACACATATACAATATATGGCAATTACAACAGTGCCAACTATTATAGTTACGTTAACTGTTTTTGCAATTATTAGTGGAAATATAGATACAACAGGAAGTGCAGATATTACTAATTTATTGGCTTCCATAGATAATACATTTTATATTTCGCCTTGGTTATTTTTAGTGCCAGGAATTGTAATTGCCATGATTTTACTAAAAACAAAACCATTATTAGCTTTGGGGATAGGAGTTGTTTTTGCGGCGGTTTTTGCATTTATTTTTCAAGGAGATGTATTGGCAAATTTATCTGACTCTAAATTTTCTTCGATAATTAATTCCGTTTTAACAGACACAAATATTGAAACGGATAATGAAAAATTATCAGAATTATTTTCTTCTGGAGGAATGAGTGGAATGATTTGGACGATTCTATTAATAATTTGTGCCATGGTTTTTGGCGGAATTATGGATGCTATTGGAGCCTTGGCAAAAATTACAAAGAGTTTATTGTCTGTTGCAAGTTCCGTTTTTGGTCTTTTTGCAAGTACAGTTGTAAGTTGTTTAGGTTTAAATGCAATTGCATCCGACCAATACTTAGCAATTGTAATTCCTGGTAAAATGTTTAAAAAAGCGTATGAAGATAAAGGGTTGGCTCCAGAAAATTTAAGTAGAACTTTAGAAGACTCAGGAACAGTAACTTCGGTTTTAATTCCTTGGAATACTTGTGGTGCTTACCAAAGTAGCGTTTTAGGCGTTTCTGTAGCAGATTATTTTGTGTATGCTATTTTTAATTATTTAAGTCCGTTTATGACGTTGCTTTTTGCGGCTTTAAATATTAAGATTAGGCAGTTGGTAAAGAAGTAG
- the lipB gene encoding lipoyl(octanoyl) transferase LipB, giving the protein MNRNILLKDLNRRDYKETWDYQTKLLQEIVDVKINNRRNNSSQTTENHFLFVEHPHVYTLGKSGDLSNLLLNEKQLEEKGATFYKINRGGDITYHGPGQVVGYPILDLENFFTDIHKYLRLLEETIILTIAEYGLKGERSDGETGVWLDVGTPFARKICAMGIRSSRWVTMHGFALNVNTNLGYFDNIIPCGIRGKAVASMEAELGKKLDLEEVKKKILKHFKHLFEVEKFI; this is encoded by the coding sequence ATGAATAGAAACATACTTTTAAAAGACCTAAATAGAAGAGATTACAAGGAAACTTGGGATTATCAAACAAAACTGCTTCAAGAAATTGTAGATGTTAAAATTAATAATCGAAGAAATAACAGCTCTCAAACTACAGAAAATCACTTTCTTTTTGTAGAACATCCTCATGTGTACACTTTAGGAAAAAGTGGCGATTTAAGTAATTTATTATTAAATGAAAAACAACTTGAAGAAAAAGGAGCTACTTTTTATAAAATTAACAGAGGTGGCGATATTACCTATCATGGTCCAGGACAAGTGGTTGGGTATCCTATTTTAGATCTTGAAAATTTTTTTACAGATATTCATAAATACTTGCGTCTTTTAGAAGAAACCATTATTCTAACCATTGCAGAATATGGTTTAAAAGGCGAACGAAGTGATGGCGAAACTGGGGTTTGGTTAGATGTTGGAACACCATTTGCTCGTAAAATTTGTGCAATGGGCATTCGTTCTTCACGCTGGGTAACTATGCATGGTTTTGCACTAAATGTAAATACCAATTTAGGTTATTTCGACAATATTATTCCTTGTGGAATTCGTGGAAAAGCAGTGGCTTCTATGGAAGCTGAATTGGGCAAAAAGTTAGATTTAGAGGAAGTGAAAAAAAAGATTTTAAAGCATTTTAAGCATCTTTTTGAGGTAGAGAAGTTTATTTAG
- a CDS encoding ribonuclease HII — MLKLNYSGFLLEAGTDEAGRGCLSGPVVAAAVILPENFSHPFLNDSKQLSEKKRDEVRLFIEESALAFAVSFVWQQEVDKINVLQASITGMHRSIEALRIVPEFIIVDGNKFRNYKDIPHETIVKGDAKYLSIAAASVLAKTYRDEYMAKIHKEFPMYNWARNKGYPAKEHRNAIREFGATDYHRKTFKLLPEQLKLKI, encoded by the coding sequence ATGTTAAAATTAAATTACAGTGGTTTTCTATTAGAAGCAGGTACAGACGAGGCTGGTAGAGGTTGTTTGTCTGGGCCAGTGGTTGCAGCAGCAGTAATTTTACCTGAAAATTTTTCACATCCTTTTTTAAATGATTCCAAACAATTATCAGAAAAAAAGAGAGACGAAGTAAGGCTTTTTATCGAAGAAAGTGCCCTTGCTTTTGCAGTTTCTTTCGTTTGGCAACAAGAAGTGGACAAAATTAATGTATTGCAAGCTTCCATTACAGGAATGCATCGTTCTATAGAAGCTTTAAGAATTGTGCCAGAATTTATTATTGTAGATGGTAATAAGTTTCGTAATTATAAAGATATTCCACACGAAACCATTGTAAAAGGCGATGCAAAATACCTAAGTATTGCAGCTGCTTCTGTGTTGGCGAAAACGTACAGAGACGAATATATGGCGAAAATTCATAAAGAATTTCCAATGTATAATTGGGCAAGAAATAAAGGTTATCCAGCCAAAGAACACAGAAATGCAATTCGCGAATTTGGAGCTACAGATTATCATAGAAAGACCTTTAAGCTGTTGCCAGAACAATTAAAGTTGAAAATATAA
- a CDS encoding putative porin, with amino-acid sequence MLLFLEKQNIQIIKFFSHKGDTTYIDTTLNIKKEYKFNFLRKDLFEFLPFHNQGQTLNNLSYSFSSINRLPDIGFTAKQVSYLEVEDIKYYEVPTATTEILYRTGLEQGQVLDALYTLNFSKRLNVSLSYKGLRSLGAYRRALVSNGNFRGTFHYSTKKNQYQIRGHLTTQDFFHQESGGLTEESLGNFKNEDPNFDNRARLDVNLNETETKFDGNRVYIEHSYKLLASKDTINNKDFSNLKIGHIFNSENKTYDFIQTKLTPGFFGTQNSSLPRNSEVTNKVTNNELNLEFNSKYVLGKFKAKTNITYYSYSYDTILNSKSNINKLKLEGKAISFGADWNAKIKNFQLNADASITPGSGRLSGNYLKGEAVYAKDSLFSVKGTLLISSKSPNFNTLLHQSEYDNYNWQNDDFSNVNTRDLGFDFASKWLNASLNFTNIDNYTFFNKNSKAQQFSGQITYLKVKANREFKLGKFALDNTLMYQNVSSGSSVFRVPEFVTRNTLYYTDYWFKGKPMLVNIGITFKYFTKYNVNAYDPLLSEFRIQNEEQIGFPTFDVFFNAQVRRTRLYLKIDNATSSFSKKNYFSAPNYPYRDFVIRFGLVWNWFI; translated from the coding sequence ATGTTACTCTTTCTGGAAAAACAAAATATACAGATTATAAAGTTTTTTTCTCATAAAGGAGATACTACCTATATAGACACCACTTTAAATATAAAAAAAGAATATAAGTTTAATTTTTTAAGAAAAGATCTTTTCGAGTTTTTACCCTTTCATAACCAAGGACAAACTCTAAATAATTTAAGCTATAGTTTTAGCTCTATTAATAGGCTTCCAGATATTGGTTTTACCGCAAAACAAGTAAGTTATTTAGAGGTTGAAGATATTAAATATTACGAAGTTCCTACAGCAACTACAGAGATTTTATACAGAACTGGCTTGGAACAAGGGCAAGTTTTAGATGCTTTATATACATTAAACTTTTCTAAACGACTAAATGTTTCTCTTTCCTACAAAGGCCTTCGCTCTTTAGGAGCTTACAGACGAGCTTTGGTAAGCAATGGAAATTTTAGAGGAACTTTTCATTATAGCACAAAGAAAAATCAATACCAAATTCGAGGGCATTTAACTACGCAAGATTTTTTCCATCAAGAAAGTGGTGGTTTAACTGAAGAATCGTTGGGAAATTTTAAAAATGAAGATCCTAATTTCGATAACAGGGCACGATTAGATGTTAATTTAAACGAAACTGAAACTAAGTTTGATGGGAATAGAGTGTATATAGAGCATAGCTATAAATTACTCGCCAGCAAAGACACTATTAATAATAAAGATTTTAGCAATTTAAAAATTGGACATATCTTTAATAGTGAAAATAAAACCTACGATTTTATTCAAACAAAACTTACACCTGGCTTTTTTGGAACACAGAATTCTTCTCTACCAAGAAATTCGGAGGTTACTAATAAGGTTACCAATAACGAATTGAATTTAGAGTTTAATTCTAAATACGTTTTAGGAAAATTTAAAGCAAAAACAAATATTACGTATTATTCTTATAGTTACGATACGATTTTAAACAGTAAAAGTAATATCAATAAATTAAAATTAGAGGGAAAAGCAATCTCTTTTGGGGCAGATTGGAATGCTAAAATTAAAAACTTTCAATTGAATGCAGATGCTTCTATAACTCCAGGTTCTGGAAGACTTTCTGGTAATTATTTAAAAGGTGAAGCTGTCTATGCAAAAGACAGTCTTTTTAGTGTGAAAGGAACTTTATTAATTAGCTCTAAATCGCCAAATTTTAACACACTTTTACACCAAAGCGAATATGACAATTACAATTGGCAAAATGATGATTTTAGCAATGTAAACACTAGAGATTTAGGTTTCGACTTTGCTTCTAAATGGCTAAATGCATCTTTAAACTTTACAAACATAGACAATTATACCTTTTTTAATAAAAATAGTAAAGCACAACAATTCTCAGGGCAAATTACTTACTTGAAAGTAAAAGCTAACAGGGAGTTTAAATTGGGGAAATTTGCTTTAGACAATACTTTAATGTACCAAAATGTTAGTAGTGGAAGTTCCGTATTTAGAGTACCTGAATTTGTTACGAGAAACACACTTTATTATACAGATTATTGGTTTAAAGGGAAGCCAATGTTGGTAAATATTGGTATTACTTTTAAATATTTTACAAAGTATAATGTTAATGCCTATGACCCTTTATTATCGGAATTTAGAATACAGAATGAAGAGCAAATAGGCTTCCCTACTTTCGATGTTTTCTTTAACGCACAAGTTCGAAGAACTCGTTTGTATTTAAAGATTGACAATGCAACTTCGAGTTTTTCTAAAAAGAACTATTTTTCTGCACCAAATTATCCTTACAGAGATTTTGTAATCCGTTTTGGATTGGTTTGGAATTGGTTTATTTAA
- a CDS encoding Lrp/AsnC family transcriptional regulator, translating to MLDKIDKKLINLLQEDSKQTTKQLSLQLNLSVTAVYERIKKLEKEKVIEKYVAIINKNKIEKSFLVFCHIKLVQHSKEYVTTFEREILKLEEVSECFHVSGDYDYILKIYAKDMDEYRDFMVTKLTAIRYIGSTHSIFTIEKVKNTTAINLS from the coding sequence ATGTTAGATAAAATTGATAAAAAGTTGATTAATTTATTGCAAGAAGACAGTAAACAAACCACAAAACAGCTTTCTTTACAGTTAAATTTATCTGTAACTGCTGTTTATGAACGGATTAAAAAGCTGGAAAAAGAAAAGGTGATTGAAAAGTACGTGGCAATTATTAACAAAAACAAAATTGAAAAGTCTTTTTTGGTTTTTTGTCATATTAAATTGGTGCAACATTCTAAAGAATATGTAACTACTTTTGAGCGTGAAATTTTAAAACTCGAAGAAGTTTCGGAATGTTTTCACGTAAGTGGAGATTACGATTATATTCTAAAAATTTATGCAAAAGATATGGACGAATACCGGGATTTTATGGTTACTAAATTAACTGCCATAAGATATATTGGAAGTACACACAGTATTTTTACCATCGAAAAAGTGAAGAATACAACTGCTATAAATCTTAGTTAA
- a CDS encoding CPBP family intramembrane glutamic endopeptidase, with protein MQTTNYKLTELFIIFILIPISFCFEYSPIIKLMIGVLGFGYILYVVLKVEKIQFKIKKNINWKNFWRTTLLKFLVIVILTTVFVWLTDAANLFAIVLNKPIKWLIFLLIYAVFSVYPQEILFRTFFFKRYKSLFKDETLFLFINAILFSLAHLFFRNTIVIIIAFIGGLLFAITYKKTKSTSLVSIEHAIYGCWLFTVGMGSMLGFPS; from the coding sequence ATGCAAACGACCAACTATAAACTTACCGAACTTTTTATCATTTTTATATTAATTCCAATTAGTTTTTGCTTTGAATATTCGCCAATTATAAAATTGATGATTGGTGTTTTGGGTTTTGGATATATTCTTTATGTTGTTTTAAAGGTAGAAAAAATTCAATTTAAAATAAAAAAGAATATCAATTGGAAAAACTTTTGGAGAACAACACTTTTAAAATTTCTTGTAATTGTTATTCTTACAACTGTTTTTGTTTGGCTTACAGACGCAGCAAATCTTTTTGCAATCGTTTTAAACAAACCTATTAAATGGCTAATATTTCTGCTTATTTACGCTGTCTTTTCTGTCTATCCACAAGAAATTTTATTTAGAACTTTCTTTTTTAAACGTTATAAAAGCCTATTTAAAGATGAAACACTATTTCTTTTTATAAATGCCATTTTATTCTCTTTAGCACATTTATTTTTTAGGAATACAATTGTAATAATTATCGCTTTTATTGGTGGACTTTTATTTGCGATTACTTACAAAAAAACGAAATCTACCTCTTTAGTTTCTATTGAACACGCCATTTATGGTTGTTGGTTGTTTACGGTTGGCATGGGTAGCATGTTAGGTTTTCCTTCTTAG
- a CDS encoding aminotransferase class V-fold PLP-dependent enzyme: MKFNPADKIQDLQYFGEFGGVNPSISDSSTYTFLSAKTMFDTFEGNADGCYLYSRHSTPSNLYLGEALAAMEGTETANVTASGMGAITPVLMQLCGAGDHIVSSRTIYGGTYAFLKNFIPKFHVATTFVDITKLAIVEAAITKNTKVLYCEAVSNPLLEVADIAGLSALAKKYNLKLVVDNTFSPLSISPAKLGADIVCHSLTKFINGSSDTVGGVVCGSQELINDLRNVNDGACMLLGATMDSLRAASILKNMRTLHIRMKQHSFNATFLAEKFEKDGLKTVYPGLVSHPSHNLFKKMMNPEYGFGGMLTIDVGSLDKANELMELMQHKNLGYLAVSLGFYKTLFSAPGSSTSSEIPEEEQKEMGLSDGLIRFSIGLDNDIERTYKMMKSCMKEVGIL; this comes from the coding sequence ATGAAATTCAATCCCGCAGATAAAATTCAAGATTTACAATATTTTGGCGAATTCGGAGGCGTAAACCCATCCATTTCAGATTCATCAACCTATACCTTCTTATCCGCAAAAACAATGTTCGATACCTTTGAAGGAAATGCAGATGGTTGTTACTTATATTCTCGTCATTCAACACCTTCTAACCTATATTTAGGAGAAGCATTAGCAGCAATGGAAGGTACAGAAACCGCCAATGTTACTGCCTCTGGAATGGGTGCAATTACACCGGTTTTAATGCAATTATGTGGAGCAGGAGACCATATTGTTTCTAGCAGAACAATTTATGGAGGAACCTATGCTTTCTTAAAGAATTTTATACCAAAATTTCATGTAGCAACTACTTTTGTAGATATTACAAAATTAGCTATTGTAGAGGCTGCAATTACAAAAAATACGAAAGTTTTGTATTGCGAAGCCGTTAGCAATCCACTATTAGAAGTTGCAGATATTGCAGGGTTATCAGCTTTAGCGAAAAAATACAATTTAAAATTGGTAGTAGATAATACGTTTTCTCCATTATCAATTTCTCCTGCAAAACTAGGAGCCGATATCGTTTGCCACAGTTTAACCAAATTTATAAATGGCTCTTCAGATACAGTTGGTGGCGTGGTTTGCGGTTCGCAAGAATTAATCAACGATTTACGAAATGTAAACGATGGCGCTTGTATGTTGTTGGGTGCTACAATGGATAGTTTGCGAGCAGCATCCATACTCAAAAACATGAGAACTTTGCATATTCGAATGAAGCAGCACAGTTTTAACGCTACTTTTTTAGCAGAAAAGTTCGAAAAAGATGGACTAAAAACGGTCTATCCAGGTTTGGTATCTCATCCCTCGCATAATTTATTCAAAAAAATGATGAATCCAGAATACGGTTTTGGAGGAATGTTAACCATCGATGTTGGTTCTTTAGACAAAGCCAACGAATTAATGGAGTTAATGCAACACAAAAATTTGGGTTATTTAGCCGTAAGTTTAGGTTTCTATAAAACCTTGTTTTCTGCACCAGGAAGTTCTACATCGTCAGAAATTCCAGAAGAAGAGCAAAAAGAAATGGGGCTTTCAGACGGTTTAATTCGTTTTTCAATTGGTTTAGATAACGATATTGAGCGAACTTACAAGATGATGAAATCTTGCATGAAAGAAGTTGGCATTTTGTAA